In Perca flavescens isolate YP-PL-M2 chromosome 7, PFLA_1.0, whole genome shotgun sequence, the following proteins share a genomic window:
- the gp9 gene encoding platelet glycoprotein IX, whose translation MVSGLSLAVLVWATLSTHTTGQPCRCSALLPAGLQVNCSFLNLMELPHLPSDTTEIDMQNNRLISVTPGLFDRLVGLKKVSLSGNPFHCDCRIQYLRNWLLKNRDVVSKEPTCSSPSSVSQRAITELTDDYFSSCALAGCTYGTYSTVMGVMLCCLIVLLLWSLRLAKTCTFTLYIYERHSGFEADSLRSLKPKHRRRLHTAQSEVSMDSLTCAEDLEKPLINMELLPQVLDVLHKKHNIKIKAT comes from the coding sequence ATGGTCTCCGGTTTAAGCTTAGCTGTCCTTGTCTGGGCCACATTAAGCACACACACTACTGGTCAACCCTGCCGATGTTCAGCCCTCCTGCCTGCTGGCCTGCAGGTCAACTGCAGCTTTTTAAACCTCATGGAGCTGCCTCATCTGCCCTCAGACACCACAGAGATCGATATGCAGAACAACCGGCTCATCTCGGTGACTCCAGGCCTCTTTGACAGACTGGTCGGTCTGAAAAAGGTCTCACTATCTGGAAACCCCTTTCATTGTGACTGTAGGATCCAATACCTGAGGAACTGGTTACTGAAGAACAGGGATGTTGTCTCCAAGGAGCCCACCTGTTCCAGTCCAAGCTCTGTGTCTCAGAGAGCCATCACTGAACTCACCGACGACTACTTTTCTTCCTGTGCCCTGGCAGGCTGTACTTATGGGACTTATAGCACTGTGATGGGAGTGATGCTATGCTGCCTCATTGTTCTGCTTCTGTGGAGCTTGAGACTAGCCAAAACTTGCACATTCACTCTTTACATATATGAGAGACATTCGGGATTTGAGGCCGACTCTTTGCGCTCACTGAAGCCCAAACACAGGAGGAGGCTGCACACTGCGCAGTCAGAGGTCAGCATGGATTCCCTCACGTGTGCGGAGGATCTAGAAAAACCACTTATCAACATGGAGTTACTGCCACAAGTACTGGATGTGTTGCACAAGAAGCACAATATAAAGATAAAGGCTACCTGA